In the Corynebacterium suedekumii genome, one interval contains:
- the arsC gene encoding arsenate reductase (glutaredoxin) (This arsenate reductase requires both glutathione and glutaredoxin to convert arsenate to arsenite, after which the efflux transporter formed by ArsA and ArsB can extrude the arsenite from the cell, providing resistance.) — protein MTTIYHNPRCSTSRKALDYLRERGIEPEIIRYLDTPPSVAELSRLLDVAGLRPHDAVRTREAEYKDLGLGPDTPDDELLAAMVAHPRLIQRPIVVTDKGVRITRPLETIDEIL, from the coding sequence ATGACGACGATCTACCACAACCCCCGCTGCAGCACGTCCCGCAAGGCCCTCGACTACCTGCGGGAGCGTGGCATCGAGCCGGAGATCATCCGGTACCTGGACACCCCACCGAGCGTGGCGGAGCTGTCGCGGCTTCTCGACGTCGCGGGGCTGCGCCCCCACGACGCCGTCCGCACGCGCGAGGCCGAGTACAAGGATCTGGGTCTGGGCCCCGACACCCCTGACGACGAGCTGCTCGCCGCGATGGTCGCCCATCCGCGCCTGATCCAGCGCCCGATCGTGGTCACGGACAAGGGCGTGCGCATCACGCGGCCGTTGGAGACGATCGACGAGATTCTCTGA
- a CDS encoding dipeptide ABC transporter ATP-binding protein → MKDVKIAFTSSTGIVEAVRGINMTIYPGQSVAIVGESGSGKSTAAMSILGLLPGTGTVTDGQIIFDGEDITGLSDKQMQKYRGSEIGLVPQDPMSNLNPVWRIGTQVAESLKANNVVKGSEVGARVTELLEEAGLPDAERRAKQYPHEFSGGMRQRALIAVGLAARPKLLIADEPTSALDVTVQKRILDHLEGLTRDLGTAVLFITHDLGLAAERAEHLVVMHRGRIVESGPSLQILRNPQHPYTQRLVKAAPSLASSRIQSALAAGEQSAELVAKGDVQETEEVIRVENLTRIFDVRGSRGDKKSLRAVDDVSFTLRRGSTLALVGESGSGKSTAANMVLNLLEPSEGKVFYKGTDLSTLSGKELFEMRRKMQVVFQNPYGSLDPMYSIYKCIEEPLALHKVGTRKDREARVADLLDMVAMPRSAMRRFPNELSGGQRQRIAIARALALKPEVLVLDEAVSALDVLVQNQIIQLLAELQDELDLSYLFITHDLAVVRQIADEVVVMKQGAVVEQGTADEIFANPQQDYTRDLIESVPGLNIELGTGSQLGLTEDGGAGAGSTRV, encoded by the coding sequence ATGAAGGACGTCAAGATCGCCTTCACGTCCTCCACCGGCATCGTCGAGGCCGTCCGCGGCATCAACATGACCATCTACCCGGGCCAGTCCGTCGCCATCGTCGGCGAGTCCGGTTCTGGCAAGTCCACCGCGGCGATGTCGATCCTCGGCCTGCTGCCGGGCACCGGCACCGTCACCGACGGGCAGATCATCTTCGACGGTGAGGACATCACCGGTCTGTCCGACAAGCAGATGCAGAAGTACCGTGGTTCCGAGATCGGTCTCGTGCCGCAGGACCCGATGTCCAACCTCAACCCCGTGTGGCGGATCGGCACCCAGGTCGCCGAGTCGCTCAAGGCCAACAACGTGGTCAAGGGCTCCGAGGTGGGTGCCCGCGTCACGGAGCTGCTCGAGGAGGCCGGGCTTCCCGACGCCGAGCGGCGCGCCAAGCAGTACCCGCACGAGTTCTCCGGCGGCATGCGCCAGCGTGCTCTCATCGCCGTGGGCCTGGCCGCCCGCCCGAAGCTGCTCATCGCCGATGAGCCGACCTCCGCGCTCGACGTGACGGTGCAGAAGCGCATTCTCGATCACCTGGAGGGCCTGACCCGGGACCTGGGCACCGCCGTCCTGTTCATCACCCACGATCTGGGCCTGGCCGCCGAGCGTGCCGAGCACCTCGTGGTCATGCACCGTGGACGCATCGTCGAGTCCGGACCGAGCCTGCAGATCCTGCGCAACCCGCAGCACCCGTACACCCAGCGTCTGGTGAAGGCTGCGCCGTCCCTGGCGTCGTCGCGCATCCAGTCCGCGCTGGCCGCCGGCGAGCAGTCGGCGGAACTGGTGGCCAAGGGTGACGTCCAGGAGACGGAGGAGGTCATCCGCGTCGAGAACCTCACCAGGATTTTCGACGTCCGCGGCTCCCGCGGCGACAAGAAGTCCCTCCGCGCTGTCGATGACGTCTCATTCACCCTGCGCAGGGGTTCGACCCTGGCACTGGTCGGCGAGTCCGGTTCCGGTAAGTCCACCGCCGCGAACATGGTGCTCAACCTCCTGGAGCCGAGCGAGGGCAAGGTGTTCTACAAGGGCACCGACCTGTCCACCCTGTCGGGCAAGGAACTGTTCGAGATGCGTCGCAAGATGCAGGTCGTCTTCCAGAACCCCTACGGCTCGCTCGACCCGATGTACTCCATCTACAAGTGCATCGAGGAGCCGTTGGCACTGCACAAGGTGGGCACCCGCAAGGACCGGGAGGCCCGCGTGGCGGATCTGCTCGACATGGTCGCCATGCCGAGGTCAGCCATGCGTCGATTCCCCAACGAGCTCTCCGGTGGTCAGCGGCAGCGCATCGCGATCGCCCGTGCCCTGGCGCTGAAGCCGGAGGTGCTCGTCCTCGACGAGGCCGTCTCCGCGCTCGACGTGCTGGTGCAGAACCAGATCATCCAGCTGCTCGCCGAGCTGCAGGACGAACTGGACCTGTCCTACCTGTTCATCACCCACGATCTCGCCGTGGTCCGTCAGATCGCCGATGAAGTCGTCGTGATGAAGCAGGGTGCGGTCGTGGAGCAGGGGACGGCGGACGAGATCTTCGCCAACCCGCAGCAGGACTACACCCGCGACCTCATCGAGTCGGTCCCGGGCCTCAACATCGAGCTGGGCACCGGATCCCAGCTCGGTCTCACCGAGGACGGGGGAGCAGGCGCCGGCAGCACCCGCGTCTGA
- a CDS encoding ABC transporter permease — MPDINRNVSNPAGEEEILAGNRLRSRSELRPGQDHYIAETDETGLGAVDAVSDESAPVSQWRQAWRNLRSRPLFWVSAVLILVAVLLAMFPQLFTSTDPRMCVLANSLDEPQPGHPFGFDRQGCDIFARTIYGARASVSVGILTTALVVLIGTTIGALAGYFGGILDTLLSRLTDIFFAVPLVLAAIVVMQVFKDYRTVATVVLVLGLFGWTNIARITRGAVLSVKNEEYVTAARALGASKWKILTSHVLPNAAAPIIVYATVALGTFIVAEATLSFLGIGLPPTIVSWGGDISAAQASLRTRPMVLFYPAMALALTVLSFIMMGDVVRDALDPKARKR; from the coding sequence CTGACATCAACCGCAACGTCTCCAACCCCGCCGGCGAGGAGGAGATCCTCGCCGGCAACCGACTGCGCAGCCGTTCCGAACTGCGCCCCGGGCAGGACCACTACATCGCCGAGACCGACGAGACCGGCCTCGGTGCCGTCGACGCGGTGTCCGACGAGTCCGCCCCGGTGTCCCAGTGGCGTCAGGCGTGGCGTAACCTGCGCAGCCGTCCGCTGTTCTGGGTCTCCGCCGTTCTCATTCTCGTGGCGGTCCTGCTGGCCATGTTCCCGCAGCTGTTCACCTCCACCGACCCGCGCATGTGCGTGCTCGCCAACTCCCTCGACGAGCCGCAGCCGGGCCACCCCTTCGGCTTCGACCGTCAGGGCTGTGACATCTTCGCCCGTACCATCTATGGTGCCCGTGCCTCTGTGTCCGTGGGCATCCTCACCACCGCCCTCGTCGTGCTCATCGGCACGACCATCGGCGCGCTCGCCGGTTACTTCGGCGGCATCCTGGACACCCTGCTCTCCCGCCTGACGGACATCTTCTTCGCCGTCCCGCTGGTGCTCGCCGCCATCGTCGTCATGCAGGTGTTCAAGGACTACCGCACGGTGGCCACCGTCGTGCTCGTCCTCGGCCTGTTCGGCTGGACCAACATCGCCCGTATCACCCGTGGTGCGGTCCTGAGCGTGAAGAATGAGGAGTACGTCACCGCCGCCCGCGCACTCGGCGCGTCGAAGTGGAAGATCCTCACCAGCCACGTCCTCCCCAACGCGGCGGCCCCGATCATCGTCTACGCCACCGTCGCACTGGGCACCTTCATCGTCGCCGAGGCCACCCTGTCCTTCCTGGGCATCGGCCTGCCGCCGACCATCGTCAGCTGGGGTGGCGACATCTCCGCCGCCCAGGCCAGCCTGCGTACCCGCCCGATGGTCCTGTTCTATCCGGCCATGGCGCTGGCGCTGACCGTGCTCAGCTTCATCATGATGGGTGACGTCGTCCGCGACGCCCTGGATCCGAAGGCGAGGAAGCGATGA
- a CDS encoding NAD-dependent epimerase/dehydratase family protein gives MRVVVVGATGNAGTAVLRALQDTPEVTDIVGIARRLPDPDTAPYAGCTWESVDIAAASDAADAITDLAEIFRGADAVIHLAWLIQPNDQRELLRRVNVEGTRRVAEAVARSGVPQLVVASSVGAYAPDSAREDRGADTIPPLRDESFPVGGIDSSHYSVDKAAQEDVLDQFCAAHPDIAVARLRPGLIFQADAGSEIQRYFLGGAVPVQLLRTGRLPALTVPKGIYLQAVHADDIGRAYAAAVVKRADGAFNVCADDVLGPQELADIVDHGRFLEIPPALVRAALVTAHKSGLVPADVGWLDMGMQVPLLDNTRAKNELGWQPRVTAADALRELLDGMVAGQGLASPPLRPRNSDEQHVAAVGEPAGAGAAAGDGTAAVNPEDGALTEDLLSLYLSDHLTGATAGVNRIERMADDYQDTPVYARLAALADEIRADRELLRNVIDDLGIRRRPYRQAAAWVGERVGRLKLNGRVVERSPMTLLLETELMRSAVAGKLGGWETLREHASELHLDATVYDRLIEAGHRQLATLDEIHEYARTRALRDDRHTYWT, from the coding sequence ATGAGAGTCGTTGTCGTCGGCGCCACCGGAAACGCGGGTACCGCGGTGCTGCGCGCCCTGCAGGACACCCCGGAAGTCACCGACATCGTCGGCATCGCCCGCCGACTGCCGGACCCGGACACCGCCCCGTACGCCGGGTGCACCTGGGAATCGGTCGACATCGCCGCCGCCAGTGACGCAGCGGACGCGATCACCGACCTCGCGGAGATCTTCCGCGGGGCGGACGCCGTCATCCACCTCGCCTGGCTCATCCAGCCCAATGACCAGCGGGAGCTGCTCCGCCGTGTCAACGTCGAGGGCACCCGCCGCGTCGCCGAAGCCGTGGCCCGGTCCGGAGTCCCCCAGCTCGTCGTCGCCTCCTCGGTCGGCGCCTACGCCCCCGACAGCGCCCGCGAGGACCGCGGGGCCGACACCATCCCGCCGCTGCGGGACGAGTCCTTCCCCGTCGGCGGGATCGACTCCTCCCACTACAGCGTGGACAAGGCCGCCCAGGAGGACGTCCTCGACCAGTTCTGCGCCGCGCACCCCGACATCGCGGTCGCCCGTCTCCGCCCAGGCCTGATCTTCCAGGCAGACGCCGGTTCGGAGATCCAGCGCTACTTCCTCGGTGGTGCCGTCCCGGTGCAGCTGCTGAGGACCGGGCGGCTGCCCGCGCTGACGGTGCCGAAGGGCATCTACCTGCAGGCGGTCCACGCCGACGACATCGGACGCGCGTATGCGGCGGCCGTCGTGAAGCGCGCTGACGGAGCCTTCAACGTCTGCGCAGATGATGTCCTCGGCCCGCAGGAGCTGGCGGACATCGTCGACCACGGCCGGTTCCTGGAGATACCGCCGGCCCTGGTGCGGGCCGCCCTGGTCACCGCCCACAAGTCCGGCCTGGTCCCCGCGGACGTCGGCTGGCTCGACATGGGGATGCAGGTGCCCCTGCTGGACAACACCCGCGCCAAGAACGAGCTCGGGTGGCAACCCCGGGTCACCGCGGCCGACGCCCTCCGCGAGCTGCTCGACGGCATGGTCGCCGGGCAGGGCCTGGCCTCTCCTCCCCTGCGACCCCGGAACTCCGACGAGCAGCATGTCGCCGCTGTCGGCGAGCCGGCCGGAGCGGGCGCGGCCGCCGGAGACGGCACCGCCGCCGTCAACCCCGAGGACGGGGCCCTCACCGAGGACCTGCTGTCCCTCTACCTCTCCGACCACCTCACCGGCGCCACCGCAGGTGTCAACCGCATCGAGCGGATGGCCGACGACTACCAGGACACCCCCGTCTACGCCCGACTGGCGGCCCTGGCCGATGAGATCCGCGCGGACCGGGAGCTGCTGCGCAACGTCATCGACGACCTCGGCATCCGCCGTCGCCCCTACCGTCAGGCCGCGGCCTGGGTCGGCGAGCGGGTGGGCCGGCTCAAGCTCAACGGCCGGGTGGTGGAACGCTCCCCGATGACCCTGCTGCTGGAGACCGAGCTCATGCGTTCCGCTGTCGCCGGCAAGCTCGGCGGCTGGGAGACCCTCCGTGAGCACGCCTCCGAGCTGCACCTCGACGCGACGGTCTACGACCGGCTCATCGAGGCGGGACACCGCCAGCTGGCCACTCTCGACGAGATCCACGAGTACGCTCGTACCAGGGCGCTGCGTGATGACCGCCACACCTACTGGACGTGA
- a CDS encoding CinA family protein has protein sequence MFPQTYDTAAREAAEKISRLSQDRGLTVAAAESLTGGTLAACLAAAPGSSDWFAGGVVSYQTRTKCEVLNLPEGQPVITEAAALAMCQGVAELMRCDAAVAVTGAGGPGPQEGHPAGTVWVAAQVGERRRARLHHFPGDTGAILARTRQHALELLLTLMTTDNPEGTS, from the coding sequence ATGTTTCCCCAGACCTACGACACCGCCGCCCGTGAGGCCGCCGAGAAGATCAGCCGACTCTCACAGGACCGCGGGCTCACCGTGGCCGCCGCCGAGTCCCTCACCGGCGGCACCCTCGCCGCCTGCCTGGCCGCCGCCCCCGGCTCCTCCGACTGGTTTGCCGGCGGGGTGGTCAGCTACCAGACGCGCACCAAGTGCGAGGTCCTCAACCTCCCCGAAGGCCAGCCGGTGATCACCGAAGCCGCCGCCCTGGCCATGTGTCAGGGGGTCGCCGAGCTCATGCGTTGCGACGCCGCCGTCGCCGTCACCGGTGCCGGCGGCCCCGGCCCGCAGGAGGGACACCCCGCCGGCACCGTCTGGGTCGCCGCGCAGGTGGGCGAGCGTCGCAGAGCGCGACTCCACCACTTCCCCGGTGACACCGGGGCGATCCTCGCCCGGACCCGACAGCACGCCCTCGAGCTGCTGCTCACACTCATGACCACCGACAACCCGGAAGGGACATCATGA
- a CDS encoding DUF402 domain-containing protein — protein sequence MTADLHPIKEETFDTTDRVNVDPKGYLREVDTYRVTDFGLYMARGANHPKFGYLESWLLPQLGLRANIFHFREGVNQRQDYYFDVADINVDGAVWSTRDLYVDLISVTGEPIDVQDIDELAAATSAGLITAEDAERAIDTTLTAVEGITRHQDDPMKWLRTLGIELTWADSVELVPAD from the coding sequence GTGACCGCTGATCTGCACCCGATCAAGGAAGAGACCTTCGACACCACGGACCGCGTCAACGTGGATCCGAAGGGCTACCTCCGCGAGGTGGACACCTACCGGGTCACCGATTTCGGGCTCTACATGGCCCGCGGCGCCAACCACCCGAAGTTCGGCTACCTGGAGTCGTGGCTGCTCCCCCAGCTGGGACTGCGTGCCAACATCTTCCACTTCCGTGAGGGTGTCAACCAGCGGCAGGACTACTACTTCGACGTCGCAGACATCAACGTCGACGGCGCGGTGTGGTCCACCCGTGACCTCTACGTCGACCTCATCTCCGTGACCGGCGAGCCGATCGACGTCCAGGACATCGACGAGCTGGCCGCCGCCACCTCCGCCGGCCTCATCACCGCGGAGGACGCCGAACGCGCCATCGACACGACCCTCACCGCGGTGGAGGGCATCACCCGCCACCAGGACGATCCGATGAAGTGGCTGCGCACCCTCGGCATCGAACTGACCTGGGCCGACAGCGTCGAACTGGTCCCCGCCGATTAA
- a CDS encoding zinc-dependent alcohol dehydrogenase produces MKAVTWQGKRSVSVDTVPDPVLEQDNDVIIEVTSTAICGSDLHLYEVLGPFMDPGDIIGHEPMGRVVEAGPTSGLSVGDRVVVPFTIACGSCWMCDRRLYSQCETTQVTEQGNGARLFGYSRLYGSVPGGQAQYLRVPHANFGPVKVGEELPDHRYLFLSDVLPTAWQGVRYAGVGPGDTLAVFGLGPIGQMAARIGVHLGARVFGIDPVAERRDMAARHGVEVLDFTAETNAEIRDATGGRGPDAVVDAVGMEAHGSPVGKAAHTAVGFLPDALARPLMEHAGLDRLAALHSSIDLVRRGGTVSLSGVYGGEASPMPLLTMFDKQIQLRMGQANVRAWIDDLLPLVEDPADPLGVDDLVTHRLPLDDAPGAYEMFQDKTDGCIKVVLDPQA; encoded by the coding sequence ATGAAAGCCGTGACCTGGCAGGGAAAGCGCTCCGTCAGCGTGGACACCGTGCCTGACCCCGTCCTCGAACAGGACAATGACGTGATCATCGAGGTCACCTCCACCGCGATCTGCGGATCTGACCTTCACCTCTACGAGGTGCTCGGGCCGTTCATGGACCCCGGTGACATCATCGGCCACGAACCCATGGGCCGCGTGGTTGAGGCGGGACCCACCTCCGGCCTCTCGGTGGGCGACCGTGTGGTCGTCCCCTTCACCATCGCCTGCGGGTCCTGCTGGATGTGCGACCGCAGGCTGTACTCCCAGTGCGAGACCACCCAGGTCACCGAACAGGGCAACGGCGCCCGGCTGTTCGGCTACTCCCGCCTGTACGGCTCCGTCCCCGGTGGGCAGGCCCAGTATCTGCGGGTGCCGCACGCCAACTTCGGCCCGGTGAAGGTCGGCGAGGAACTTCCCGACCACCGTTATCTCTTCCTCAGCGACGTCCTCCCGACCGCCTGGCAGGGTGTGCGGTACGCCGGCGTCGGTCCCGGAGACACCCTCGCGGTGTTCGGGCTGGGACCGATCGGTCAGATGGCCGCCCGCATCGGCGTCCACCTGGGGGCTCGCGTCTTCGGCATCGATCCGGTGGCGGAGCGTCGGGACATGGCCGCCCGCCACGGTGTCGAGGTCCTCGACTTCACCGCCGAGACCAACGCGGAGATCCGGGACGCCACCGGTGGTCGCGGCCCGGATGCGGTGGTCGACGCGGTCGGCATGGAGGCACACGGTTCCCCGGTCGGGAAGGCGGCGCATACGGCAGTCGGGTTCCTGCCCGATGCCCTGGCCCGCCCGCTCATGGAGCACGCGGGTCTCGACCGGCTGGCCGCGCTGCACTCGTCGATTGATCTGGTGCGCCGCGGTGGCACCGTCTCGCTCAGCGGTGTCTACGGCGGTGAGGCCAGCCCCATGCCGCTGTTGACGATGTTCGACAAGCAGATCCAGCTGCGGATGGGCCAGGCGAATGTCCGCGCGTGGATCGACGACCTGCTGCCACTGGTGGAGGATCCCGCCGATCCGCTCGGCGTCGACGATCTGGTCACCCACCGCCTCCCGCTTGACGACGCCCCGGGCGCCTACGAGATGTTCCAGGACAAGACCGACGGCTGCATCAAGGTGGTCCTCGACCCGCAGGCCTGA
- a CDS encoding Rv1157c family protein — protein sequence MHRVSTAAATAVAAAALAVSTTLVPVASAAPLPGLPSSIPGSPLDELGRPTPATVAQVRDLAEQPWLPREARDAILSALAFYAGTGDDEAGTPLPEDAPPFTQFLWPTVSGSCIGGELDAVGSAIAVPGPTEIPAPGAADGQTAFVFTALGTAAAAADQGRMHVQWFNLDNLRHGSTPLGNNGINPEGPATLSGTADTGHGTVVAIVSGDVRTENATCSFIPTAAIIDAR from the coding sequence ATGCACCGCGTCTCCACCGCTGCCGCCACCGCCGTGGCCGCTGCCGCCCTCGCCGTCTCGACCACCCTTGTGCCGGTCGCCTCGGCCGCCCCCCTGCCGGGCCTGCCCTCCTCCATCCCGGGTTCCCCCTTGGACGAGCTGGGCCGCCCCACCCCGGCGACCGTGGCGCAGGTCCGCGACCTGGCCGAACAGCCGTGGTTACCGCGCGAGGCCCGCGATGCCATCCTCTCGGCCCTGGCGTTCTACGCCGGCACCGGCGACGACGAGGCCGGCACCCCCCTGCCGGAGGACGCCCCGCCGTTCACCCAGTTCCTCTGGCCCACGGTGTCCGGCTCCTGCATCGGCGGGGAACTCGACGCGGTCGGCTCCGCCATCGCCGTCCCGGGTCCCACGGAGATCCCTGCCCCGGGCGCCGCCGACGGCCAGACCGCCTTCGTCTTCACCGCCCTCGGCACCGCTGCCGCAGCAGCCGACCAGGGCCGCATGCACGTCCAGTGGTTCAACCTGGACAACCTGCGTCACGGTTCGACCCCGCTGGGCAACAACGGCATCAACCCGGAGGGCCCCGCCACCCTGTCGGGCACCGCCGACACCGGGCACGGCACCGTCGTCGCCATCGTCTCCGGCGATGTCCGCACCGAGAACGCCACCTGCTCCTTCATCCCCACGGCCGCCATCATCGATGCGAGGTAA
- the typA gene encoding translational GTPase TypA yields MSHPEFRNVAIVAHVDHGKTTLVNAMLEQSGVFSDHGEVTDRVMDSGDLEREKGITILAKNTAIRRAGQGKDGNDLIINVIDTPGHADFGGEVERALSMVDGVVLLVDASEGPLPQTRFVLGKALAAKMPVIILVNKTDRPDARIDEVVSDSQDLLLELAAGLEDPEAAEAAESLLDLPVLYASGREGKASTENPGNGNAPEAENLQALFDVIYEVLPEPSAEIDAPLQAHVTNLDSSSFLGRIGLVRIHAGALHKGQQVAWIHYDDEGNQHTKTVKIAELLRTVGVSRQPTDEVIAGDIAAISGIDEIMIGDTLADPENPVALPRITVDEPAISMTIGVNTSPLAGRGGGDKLTARVLKARLDNELIGNVSLRVLPTERPDTWEVQGRGEMALSILVETMRREGFELTVGKPQVVTQTIDGTVHEPFEHMIIDVPGEHQGAVTQLMAARKGQMTSMDTGAGEWVRMEFDVPARGLIGFRTTFMTETRGTGIANSYAIELRPWAGEIKGRSSGSLIADRSGQITQYALQQLADRGSFFVEPGTEAYEGMVVGANNRDEDMDINITKEKKLTNMRAASADTTVTLAKAHTLSLDEAMEFCGQDECVEVTPDILRVRKLNLNATERARARSREKQLNK; encoded by the coding sequence GTGTCCCACCCTGAGTTCCGTAACGTCGCCATCGTCGCGCACGTTGACCACGGCAAGACCACCCTCGTCAACGCCATGCTGGAGCAGTCCGGCGTCTTCAGCGACCACGGCGAAGTCACCGACCGTGTGATGGACTCCGGCGATCTGGAACGCGAGAAGGGCATCACCATCCTGGCCAAGAACACCGCCATCCGGCGGGCCGGCCAGGGCAAGGACGGCAACGACCTCATCATCAACGTCATCGACACCCCCGGCCACGCCGACTTCGGTGGCGAGGTCGAGCGCGCGCTGTCCATGGTGGACGGCGTCGTCCTCCTCGTCGACGCGTCTGAGGGCCCGCTGCCGCAGACCCGTTTCGTGCTGGGCAAGGCGCTGGCCGCCAAGATGCCCGTGATCATCCTGGTCAACAAGACCGACCGCCCGGACGCCCGCATCGACGAGGTGGTCAGCGATTCCCAGGACCTGCTCCTCGAGCTGGCCGCCGGCCTCGAGGACCCGGAGGCCGCCGAGGCCGCCGAGTCCCTGCTCGACCTGCCGGTGCTCTACGCCTCCGGCCGTGAGGGCAAGGCCTCCACCGAGAACCCGGGTAACGGCAACGCCCCGGAGGCGGAGAACCTCCAGGCTCTGTTCGACGTCATCTACGAGGTCCTCCCGGAGCCGTCCGCGGAGATCGACGCCCCGCTGCAGGCCCACGTCACCAACCTGGACTCCTCCTCCTTCCTCGGCCGCATCGGCCTCGTCCGCATCCACGCCGGGGCCCTGCACAAGGGCCAGCAGGTAGCCTGGATCCACTACGACGACGAGGGCAACCAGCACACCAAGACGGTGAAGATCGCGGAGCTGCTGCGCACCGTCGGTGTGTCCCGCCAGCCCACCGATGAGGTCATCGCCGGTGACATCGCCGCGATCTCCGGCATCGACGAGATCATGATCGGCGACACCCTCGCCGACCCGGAGAACCCGGTCGCCCTGCCGCGCATCACCGTCGATGAGCCGGCCATCTCCATGACCATCGGTGTCAACACCTCCCCGCTCGCCGGCCGTGGCGGCGGCGACAAGCTCACCGCCCGCGTGCTCAAGGCCCGCCTGGACAACGAGCTCATCGGCAACGTGTCCCTGCGTGTCCTTCCGACCGAGCGCCCCGACACCTGGGAGGTCCAGGGCCGTGGTGAGATGGCGCTGTCCATCCTCGTCGAGACGATGCGCCGCGAGGGCTTCGAGCTGACCGTGGGCAAGCCGCAGGTGGTCACCCAGACCATCGACGGCACCGTCCACGAGCCCTTCGAGCACATGATCATCGACGTCCCCGGTGAGCACCAGGGTGCCGTCACCCAGCTCATGGCCGCCCGCAAGGGCCAGATGACCAGCATGGACACCGGTGCCGGCGAGTGGGTGCGCATGGAGTTCGACGTGCCCGCCCGTGGCCTCATCGGTTTCCGCACCACCTTCATGACCGAGACCCGCGGCACCGGCATCGCCAACAGCTACGCCATCGAACTGCGCCCGTGGGCCGGCGAGATCAAGGGCCGCAGCTCCGGTTCCCTCATCGCCGACCGCTCCGGCCAGATCACCCAGTACGCGCTGCAGCAGCTCGCTGACCGTGGTTCCTTCTTCGTCGAGCCGGGCACCGAGGCCTACGAGGGCATGGTCGTCGGCGCGAACAACCGCGACGAGGACATGGACATCAACATCACCAAGGAGAAGAAGCTCACCAACATGCGTGCCGCTTCCGCCGACACCACCGTCACCCTGGCGAAGGCACACACCCTCTCCCTGGACGAGGCCATGGAGTTCTGTGGCCAGGACGAGTGCGTCGAGGTGACCCCGGACATCCTCCGCGTCCGCAAGCTCAACCTCAACGCCACCGAGCGCGCCCGCGCCCGCTCCCGTGAGAAGCAGCTCAACAAGTAA